The Balneolaceae bacterium genomic sequence TGGCGTTGACCGACTCCCTGCTGGTGCGCCGGGCCGGGATGCCACGGAAGGCGCCGTCGGCGGGTATGCCATGCACCGGTTTGTGGTGGCCGAGCAGGATGCGCTCGGAGGTCATGGCGATCCCGGTAAAGTGCCCGCCCTGGTAGCCCAGGGCCTCCGCTACGCAGAGGTAGCGGGCCCGGCCGGTACGCTCCTGCAGGTAGGCGCTGAGCTGGCGCTTGCGGATGGCGGGCGCCTCGCTGCTGCGGTCGTTCTGCGGGTCGCGGTCGTACCAGGGGTTGAAGAAGTCGCCTTCGGGCGTCTGTTTGAGGGCGTCGAAGAGTTGGTCCATAGGACCGGAATATGATTATAGCCGGGACCAGATGCAACGGCGGCGGGATGGTCCCGCCCGGCGCAACTATGGCCGACATCAAGCGGTATGATGAAGCCCCTCCACCAAAAGTGGTCCGGGACCGCAGCTCATGCTTTATGGAAAAATTGTCTACCTTACCCGCAACGTAACGAGCAGAACCCGAAGAGATGAAGACCATGAATTCAACCAGCCTGTTCAACCTCGTGCGAACACAGCAAAGCCGTCTCCCGGAGGTGGACCTGGAAAACCCGGGCTTCGGAAGGATCTTCTCCGATCACATGCTGGAGGTGGAATACCAGGGGGACGCCTGGCAGGAGGGCACCATCAAGCCCTACGGCCCCATCCAGATTGAGCCCTCCCTGAATACGCTTCACTACGGGCAGTCGGTATTCGAGGGCACCAAGGCCTACTATGCGGGCGACGATACGGTAAATCTGTTTCGCCTGGAGATGAATTACGAGCGTTTTTGCAACTCCTGCGAGCGTATGTGCATACCTCCGGTGGATCGCGAGGTCTTCATCGAGGGCATCCGCGAGCTGGTCCGCCTCGACCACGAGTGGGTACCCCGCAGTCCTGAGAACGCCCTCTACATCCGTCCCCTGGCCTTTGCCTTCGATATGCTTATCGCCGCCCGGGTCTCCCCGAAGTACCGTTTTTACATCATCACCTCACCCGTGGGGTCCTACTACTCCGACCCGGTGCGCCTGATCAGCTCCCTCAAGTACGTGCGTGCGGTCAAGGGCGGGGTAGGCGCCGCAAAGACGGCGGCCAATTATGCCGCCAGCCTCTACCCGGCGCAGAAGGCCAAGGCCATGGGTTACGACCAGGTGCTCTGGCTGGACGCCATGGAGCACCGCTACGTAGAGGAGGTGGGCACCATGAATATTTTCTTCGTCATCGACGGGACGCTGGTCACCGCGCCTCTCGGCGGTACCATCCTGCCCGGGGTGACGCGCGACTCGGTGCTCAAGCTTGCGCGGCACTGGGACCTCGACGTCGAGGAACGTCCCCTGCCCATCGACGAGGTGATGAAGGCGGGGCGCGAGGGGCGCCTGCAGGAGGCCTTCGGGGCCGGCACCGCTGCGGTCATCGCCCCGGTCGGGCTCATTCACCACGACGGGGAGACCGTAGAAGTTCACGAGGAGAGCAGGGGACCTATCGGAAAGCGGCTCTACGATGCCATTACGGGCATCCAGCGGGGCGAGCGGGAGGATCCCTTCGGTTGGATTACTACGATCCGAATTTAATAGCCCTTTTCCCTATCCACCCCGTGCAGGGGCGCCATCCCCGATAAGACGCGCTTGTAGTTTTCCACGATCTGCGCGGCCGCCTCGTCCGGCGGGGTGATGCTGGCGGCGTGCGGGGTCACCATGATCCTTTCGCGGTTCCAGAACGGGTGTTTCTCCGGCAGGGGTTCCTCCCCGAATACATCCAGGAAGGCGCCTGCAAGCCATCCCTTGTCGAGTGTGTATACCAGGTCCTCCTCCACAAGGTGCTCGCCCCGGGCCACGTTGACCAGGCAGGCCGGACGCACCAGGCGGCGCATCAGCTCCAGGTCCAGGATGCCTTCGGTTTCGGCCGTCAGCGGGAGCAGGCAGACCAGCACGCGTGTCTGTTCCGCGAAGGCCTCCAGGGATTCCCTGCCCGACAGGCAGCGCACCCCCTCCAGCTCCCCCGGGGTGCGCGACCACCCAAGCACCGGATAGCCGGACTGCGCCAGGAACTCGGCCACCGGTCCGCCGATGGCTCCCAGTCCCATGACCCCCACCGGCAGCTCCCCGGCCGGTATGTTCGGGTGCACGTTCCACTCGGAACGCTCCTTCTGGCGCAGGTAGCGCAGGGTGTGGCGCTGAAAGTTGAGCACCGCCGCCAGTACGTACTCCTGCATCTGGCGCACCAGGGAGGGGGCCACCACCCGGCAGATGGACACCGACTCCGGCAGGTCGGGATCTCCGAGCAGGTGATCTGCGCCCGCTCCCAGCGAGGAGACGGCCTTGAGATTGGGAAAATCGCCCAGCAGATGGCGGGGATGATTCCAGGTGACCGCAAACTGTACCCTCTTTTTGTTCGGGACCGCAGGCCAGAGGTCGACGTCCAGGTTCGGGTCCACCTCCAGCAGGCTCTCTTTCAGACTTTTCATGTCCCTTTCGGGGGCAACCAGCAACAGCGACATGCGATGGCGTTCAGGATTGGGTTTGGAGTTGATACATGGGGAAGGTAAAATATTTGACGAGGGAATGCGTATTCCTCGTAATATACCGATCTACCCAACAGGCGACCGCCTCCCCCGACGATGAAATCATTGCTTCCCATGCGCATGCCCTGGGGAGGGGATACCGGGTGGCTATCTACACCTATAATCTCACCCTTTTCGATCCCACCTGGTTCGGACACGAATCTTTCTACATCAAGAACAAGCTCATGCAGCAGGCGGCCCTGAAAGACGATCCCAAGCTTGGGGAGGCCACCGAGGCCTACGGGGCCTTCCTGGACCGGGGCGGGGAGCTGCGCTACGAGGTGCTGCGCCCCTGGCTGGTCCGACGTGAGCTTGAGGAGGGCAGGCCGGTGCTGGCCGACCCCCTGCGCGGCAATCCGATGGGAGGGGAACAGATTTACGAGACGGACATCGACCGGGTGTTGAATGCCATCCTGCTGGGCATCGTGACCTACGACGCCAACCTTATACTCATAACGCCCCCCGAAGGAGGGACGACGGACTGATGCGAAATATCGTGGTGGTGAACCAACCGAAACACTGGCCGCTCGACCTGCCCGGGGTTGAGGTGGTGGCGGTGCGCGCCTACCTGGGCGATCCCGAATGGAGCCGCGTCCGACGGGTTCGGGTCTTTAACATGTGCCGTTCGTACCGCTACCAGTCGGCCGGCTACTACGTCTCCCTGCTGGCCGAGGCCAGGGGACACAAGCCGCTGCCGGGGGTGATGACCATTCAGGATCTGAAGTCGCAGACCATGGTGCGTTTCGTCTCCGACGAGCTCATCGAACTCATCCAGAAGAGCCTGCGTCCCATTCAGGGCGACCGCTTCGTGCTGAGCATCTATTTCGGTCGCAACACCGCCCGCCGCTACGACCGCCTCAGCCGGAAACTCTTCGCGCAGTTTCGCGCCCCGCTGCTGCGCGCCCACTTCCTGCGCGGGGCGGGAGGATGGGGCCTGCAGTCCATCGGACCCATCCCTGCCGGTGAGGTGCCTGAAAGCCACCGCGACTTCGTGGGACGCGTGGCCCGGGAGTATTTCGAGGGGAGGCGTTCGGAGTTGGCGCCGGGACGCGAGACCCGTTTTGACCTGGCCATCCTTCGCAACTCTGAAGAGAAGTTCCCGCCCTCCGACGAGAAGGCCATCCGGGCGTTCGTGAAGGCCGCCGAGCAGCTTGACTTCTACGTCGAGCAGATCGGCCGGGAGGACTACGCGCGGCTGGCCGAGTTCGATGCGCTTTTTATCCGGGAGACCACCAGCGTAAACCACCACACCTACCGCTTCGCTCGCCGTGCGGCGGCCGAGGGACTGGTGGTGATCGACGACCCGGAGTCCATCCTCCGCTGCACCAACAAGGTTTACCTGGCGGAGCTGTTGCAGCGCAACCGCATCCCGGCCCCGAGCACCATTATCCTGGGCGAGGGACAGGAGGAGCGGCTGGAACGGGAGATCGGATTTCCCTGCATCCTCAAGCAGCCCGACAGCTCATTTTCACAGGGCGTCGTGAAGGTGGACGCCCGCGAGGACCTGCAGCCTGCCCTGGAGCGGCTCTTTGACAAGTCCGAACTGCTCATTGCCCAGGAGTTTCTGCCCACCGAATACGACTGGCGGGTGGGCGTGCTCAACCGGCAGCCCTTCTATGCCTGCAGATACTTCATGGCGCGCAAACACTGGCAGATCTACGAGCAGCACGCATCGGGACGCGTGTTTGCCGGCAGGGCGGAGGCGGTGCCGGTGGAGGAGGCGCCCCCGGAGGTGATCGAAACGGCCCTGGCCGCCGCCAACCTGATCGGGGACGGTTTGTACGGGGTGGACCTGAAACTCACCGGCGGGAAGGTTTACGTCATCGAGGTGAACGACAATCCCAGCATCGACAGCGGCTGCGAGGACGCCTGTCTGGGTGAGGAGCTCTACCGCAGGGTCATGGAAGAGATGCTGCGCAGGGTGGAGCAGAAAAAGGAGCGCAGCACACGCTCCAGGAACGGCGCGCCATGAGCACGAACTCCCCCCTTCATCTTTTCCAGGCCTTCGGCATCGAGCTGGAGTATATGATCGTGGACCGCGACAGCCTCGACGTGCGGCCTGTGACCGACCGCCTGCTGCACAAGCTGGCAGGGTCGTATATCAATGAGGTGGAGCGCGGCGACCTGGCCTGGTCCAACGAACTGGCCCTGCACGTGCTGGAATTCAAGACCAACGGCCCAGCTGCCGGACTGGGCGGCCTCCACCGTTCATTCCAGCGGGAGGTGGAGGAGGCCAACCGCCTGCTGGCCGGGGAGGGCGCCTGCCTGATGCCCACGGCCATGCATCCATGGATGGACCCCTACCGCGAGCTGAAGCTCTGGCCCCACGAGTACAACCCCATCTACGAGGCCTACAACCGGATCTTTGACTGCAGGGGACACGGGTGGGCCAACCTGCAGAGCATGCACCTCAACCTGCCATTTCAGGGCGACGAAGAATTTGGGCGCCTGCACGCGGCCATTCGGGTGGTGCTGCCCCTGCTTCCGGCCCTGGCTGCCAGCTCTCCGGTGGCGGACGGCGAGCTCAAGTCTTTTGCCGACTACCGGCTGGAGGTCTACCGCGGCAACTCCCATGCCGTACCCTCGGTGCTGGGCTGGGTGGTGCCGGAGGCCGTTTCCAGCCGGGCGGAGTACCAGCAGAAAATTTTCCAGCCCATGTACCGCGACATTGCTCCGCACGATCCCGAGGGTATACTGGCTGACGAATGGCTCAACTCGCGCGGAGCGATTGCCCGTTTCGACCGAGGCAGTATCGAGATACGGCTTGTTGACGTGCAGGAGTGTTCCCTGGCCGACCTGGCGCTGGCCCGGATGGTCACCGACACGGTTCGGGCCCTGGCCGACGAGCGATGGGCAGGTCTGGAGGAGCTGAATGCGTGGGACGAGAAGGAGCTTTTCGG encodes the following:
- a CDS encoding branched-chain amino acid aminotransferase; the encoded protein is MKTMNSTSLFNLVRTQQSRLPEVDLENPGFGRIFSDHMLEVEYQGDAWQEGTIKPYGPIQIEPSLNTLHYGQSVFEGTKAYYAGDDTVNLFRLEMNYERFCNSCERMCIPPVDREVFIEGIRELVRLDHEWVPRSPENALYIRPLAFAFDMLIAARVSPKYRFYIITSPVGSYYSDPVRLISSLKYVRAVKGGVGAAKTAANYAASLYPAQKAKAMGYDQVLWLDAMEHRYVEEVGTMNIFFVIDGTLVTAPLGGTILPGVTRDSVLKLARHWDLDVEERPLPIDEVMKAGREGRLQEAFGAGTAAVIAPVGLIHHDGETVEVHEESRGPIGKRLYDAITGIQRGEREDPFGWITTIRI
- a CDS encoding glyoxylate/hydroxypyruvate reductase A, yielding MSLLLVAPERDMKSLKESLLEVDPNLDVDLWPAVPNKKRVQFAVTWNHPRHLLGDFPNLKAVSSLGAGADHLLGDPDLPESVSICRVVAPSLVRQMQEYVLAAVLNFQRHTLRYLRQKERSEWNVHPNIPAGELPVGVMGLGAIGGPVAEFLAQSGYPVLGWSRTPGELEGVRCLSGRESLEAFAEQTRVLVCLLPLTAETEGILDLELMRRLVRPACLVNVARGEHLVEEDLVYTLDKGWLAGAFLDVFGEEPLPEKHPFWNRERIMVTPHAASITPPDEAAAQIVENYKRVLSGMAPLHGVDREKGY
- a CDS encoding RimK family protein, whose translation is MRNIVVVNQPKHWPLDLPGVEVVAVRAYLGDPEWSRVRRVRVFNMCRSYRYQSAGYYVSLLAEARGHKPLPGVMTIQDLKSQTMVRFVSDELIELIQKSLRPIQGDRFVLSIYFGRNTARRYDRLSRKLFAQFRAPLLRAHFLRGAGGWGLQSIGPIPAGEVPESHRDFVGRVAREYFEGRRSELAPGRETRFDLAILRNSEEKFPPSDEKAIRAFVKAAEQLDFYVEQIGREDYARLAEFDALFIRETTSVNHHTYRFARRAAAEGLVVIDDPESILRCTNKVYLAELLQRNRIPAPSTIILGEGQEERLEREIGFPCILKQPDSSFSQGVVKVDAREDLQPALERLFDKSELLIAQEFLPTEYDWRVGVLNRQPFYACRYFMARKHWQIYEQHASGRVFAGRAEAVPVEEAPPEVIETALAAANLIGDGLYGVDLKLTGGKVYVIEVNDNPSIDSGCEDACLGEELYRRVMEEMLRRVEQKKERSTRSRNGAP
- a CDS encoding glutamate-cysteine ligase family protein — encoded protein: MSTNSPLHLFQAFGIELEYMIVDRDSLDVRPVTDRLLHKLAGSYINEVERGDLAWSNELALHVLEFKTNGPAAGLGGLHRSFQREVEEANRLLAGEGACLMPTAMHPWMDPYRELKLWPHEYNPIYEAYNRIFDCRGHGWANLQSMHLNLPFQGDEEFGRLHAAIRVVLPLLPALAASSPVADGELKSFADYRLEVYRGNSHAVPSVLGWVVPEAVSSRAEYQQKIFQPMYRDIAPHDPEGILADEWLNSRGAIARFDRGSIEIRLVDVQECSLADLALARMVTDTVRALADERWAGLEELNAWDEKELFGLMMEAAREGEEARIDSPGYLALFGMEGRTATAGEVWQHLHERIYGDRRGKADEQLAALARILEAGTLSTRIRRRVGPAPDRPRLKQVYRELTECLGEGRLLE